In Yarrowia lipolytica chromosome 1F, complete sequence, a genomic segment contains:
- a CDS encoding uncharacterized protein (Compare to YALI0F22847g, no similarity) yields MVNLLALALQLSLALAAKHTTSAEPKYGTGSGQINRSLDGEIIDHNAYENAGVSMQNDPEYKSIRADLKTMSSDNRDGIMTVRDEMLSLIDKYFNTVSGFNFYTSINSAWLVPGFDIHTLTTQFSDNPLPTTTSTLEVSVDTTGTGTPVKPTSQTWLGNAQTAAPPAHVKKHNGASAVDYRAVYAVMIPALLL; encoded by the coding sequence AtggtcaatctcctcgCACTCGCTCTACAACTATCACTCGCCCTCGCAGCCAAACACACGACCTCAGCAGAACCAAAGTATGGTACAGGGTCTGGCCAGATCAACCGAAGTCTCGACGGAGAGATCATCGACCACAATGCATACGAAAATGCTGGAGTCTCTATGCAAAACGACCCTGAATACAAGTCCATTAGAGCGGACCTCAAAACTATGTCATCTGACAACAGAGACGGCATCATGACAGTGAGAGACGAAATGCTGTCGCTCATTGACAAGTATTTCAACACTGTCTCGGGCTTCAACTtctacacctccatcaacaGCGCATGGCTCGTTCCAGGCTTTGATATCCACACACTCACAACTCAGTTCTCAGACAACCCTCTACCTACCACGACTTCGACTTTGGAAGTTAGCGTCGACACTACAGGCACTGGAACTCCTGTGAAGCCCACATCCCAGACCTGGCTCGGGAATgctcaaactgctgctccacCCGCTCATGTCAAGAAACACAACGGAGCCAGCGCAGTCGATTACAGAGCTGTTTATGCTGTTATGATCCCAGCTCTATTGCTTTAA
- a CDS encoding mitochondrial 37S ribosomal protein uS10m (Compare to YALI0F22935g, similar to Saccharomyces cerevisiae RSM10 (YDR041W); ancestral locus Anc_3.278, weakly similar to uniprot|Q03201 Saccharomyces cerevisiae YDR041w RSM10 component of the mitochondrial ribosomal small subunit): protein MIPLRTLAPRTLPRTALVRFNSTFRQNELGKMSQASVESQLTPKAQALRQQLSDDLLVPKQGTYTQTEHKIYEANSERPLPISALANYYGPLKVKIPEGTPKVKCAELLFNAYFHEDLEVFTEFAQRAAYYLRIPVEGPVPQKTRFKRWTVNRAVFVHAKSKENFERRTHGRKLILNNASQDTIQVLVQFLSQNKLAGVGMKAKLFTHEGLPESLDQLDAMEVDEVSNEAVEARVQEMLKEFDAEEVAQEKEADQTQQLQKE, encoded by the coding sequence ATGATTCCTCTTCGGACCCTGGCCCCACGAACACTGCCGCGAACGGCGCTTGTGCGATTCAACTCCACTTTCCGACAAAATGAGCTAGGCAAGATGTCCCAGGCCTCAGTGGAGTCCCAGTTGACCCCCAAGGCCCAGGCCCTTCGACAGCAGCTGTCTGATGATCTGCTGGTCCCCAAGCAGGGCACCTACACCCAGACCGAGCACAAGATCTACGAGGCCAACTCTGAGAGACCTCTGCCAATTTCTGCTCTCGCCAACTACTACGGACCTCTCAAGGTCAAGATTCCCGAGGGCACCCCTAAGGTCAAGTGTGCCGAGCTCCTCTTCAACGCATACTTTCACGAGGACCTAGAGGTCTTCACCGAGTTTGCCCAGCGAGCGGCCTACTACCTGCGAATCCCCGTTGAGGGACCTGTGCCCCAAAAGACCCGATTCAAGCGATGGACTGTGAACCGAGCAGTTTTCGTGCATGCAAAGTCCAAGGAAAACTTCGAGCGACGAACCCACGGCCGAAAGCTCATTCTCAACAACGCATCCCAGGATACCATTCAGGTGTTGGTGCAGTTCCTCTCGCAAAACAAGCTGGCTGGTGTCGGTATGAAGGCCAAGCTGTTCACCCACGAAGGTCTGCCCGAGTCTCTGGACCAGCTGGACGCCATGGAGGTGGATGAGGTCTCCAACGAGGCCGTAGAGGCCCGAGTGCAGgagatgctcaaggagtttgatgccgaggaggtggctCAGGAAAAGGAGGCTGACCAGAcccaacagctccagaaggagTAA
- a CDS encoding uncharacterized protein (Compare to YALI0F22957g, no similarity), with amino-acid sequence MSEYRRQAHSKYKMPGGLLPPVNLGEGSGPTHANSGLRTDSKMASFVAVPDRKATSSPFRHSGQFSNSFTSLASLKDLSDRDLPVKASPRNNNSHGTNNSNNSNNSSSNNSAKDVSIPTTPRSSSPATAALSPVDEMNSPKSPTEAAYSSGQTPPYLRNMTMKRRNNSKSATPPPSTPGLLGRAGDNGKKSKDEIQASPRFLDVNNSQWREAATSHNSTANLGPNSNSNSTTGMPPRSASSWMMSNTPIAPIALMGHAGLRNGQGGNKGGRAFDLGDVLSRDDDSDSSSSRSVSRSRSVSHDPDERSGRASSPSCMDDWDGDNRLNMLMAITGDIPQTPMSAGGGFSDDFTNDSPGSPPMSAGGAGWMGHQGEDVDALGILEKLDPAPTLVDYTALIDDYGDLGSQDVRKQKIKEFKRKLQERAQQDSEPVAKSISVVDATQHMKSNLISNVGAQIGSVETRLSKKLELFQANLEALIDLKARAKETVLAFKKETLTSYETFNSQLDHIRAIQESSEAIELLEERIGNCRAKVTEYKERLKTVNQWIDEQERFDRLWSRRKRAAFKITVSVLVVILLISSLVLFVATLRGGFGKSLKLGFKKAKGSTVTLSKQSQFDDVLQCLGDFDRCRFKNDMKEL; translated from the coding sequence ATGTCCGAGTACCGACGCCAGGCGCACTCGAAATACAAAATGCCCGGGGGTCTGCTGCCTCCGGTGAACCTCGGCGAGGGTTCTGGGCCTACGCACGCCAATTCGGGCTTGCGCACAGACTCCAAAATGGCTTCATTTGTTGCAGTGCCTGACCGAAAGGCCACCTCCTCGCCCTTCAGACACTCGGGGCAGTTCAGCAACTCATTCACCTCGCTTGCTAGCCTCAAAGATCTTAGCGACCGAGATCTCCCGGTCAAAGCCAGCCCTCGCAACAATAATAGCCATGGCACCAACAACAGTAACAACAGTAACAACAGtagcagcaacaacagcgcCAAGGATGTGTCTATCCCCACGACACCCAGATCCAGCTCTCCCGCTACAGCCGCTCTGTCACCAGTAGACGAAATGAACAGTCCCAAGAGCCCTACCGAAGCGGCATATTCGTCCGGTCAAACGCCGCCTTATTTGAGAAACATGACCATGAAACGACGGAACAACAGCAAGTCGGCCACACCGCCTCCTTCGACTCCTGGACTGCTTGGACGAGCAGGAGACAATGGCAAAAAGAGCAAGGACGAGATTCAGGCATCCCCACGGTTTCTGGATGTCAACAATAGTCAGTGGAGAGAAGCCGCCACAAGCCACAACTCCACAGCTAACCTGGGACCCAACTCGAATTCCAACTCCACAACTGGAATGCCTCCCCGATCAGCCTCGTCATGGATGATGAGCAACACCCCCATTGCACCCATAGCACTCATGGGCCACGCTGGTTTGAGAAACGGACAAGGTGGAAACAAGGGAGGCCGCGCATTCGATCTAGGAGACGTCCTGTCTAGAGACGACGACTCGGATAGTAGCAGCAGTCGCAGTGTTAGTCGAAGCCGCAGCGTCAGCCATGATCCTGACGAACGAAGTGGTCGTGCTAGCTCGCCTTCATGCATGGATGATTGGGACGGTGATAACAGGCTTAACATGCTCATGGCTATCACTGGTGACATTCCTCAGACACCCATGAgtgctggaggaggtttcTCAGACGACTTTACTAATGATTCACCTGGAAGCCCTCCAATGAGTGCTGGCGGCGCTGGCTGGATgggccaccaaggagaagatgtgGACGCCCTGGGCATCCTGGAAAAACTGGATCCTGCCCCTACGTTGGTTGACTACACTGCTCTAATCGATGATTATGGTGATCTAGGGTCTCAGGATGTGCGAAAGCAAAAAATCAAGGAGTTCAAACGCAAACTCCAGGAACGCGCTCAGCAAGATAGCGAGCCAGTTGCAAAGTCTATCTCTGTGGTGGACGCCACTCAGCATATGAAATCCAACCTCATCAGTAACGTCGGTGCTCAGATCGGATCTGTTGAAACTCGACTTTCTAAGAAGCTGGAACTCTTTCAAGCCAATCTCGAGGCCCTCATTGATCTCAAGGCTCGAGCCAAAGAAACAGTGTTAGCattcaagaaggagacgcTTACATCTTATGAGACGTTCAACTCACAACTGGACCATATTCGTGCCATCCAGGAGTCGTCTGAAGCCATCGAACTGCTAGAAGAGCGAATTGGAAATTGTAGAGCTAAAGTGACGGAGTACAAGGAACGTCTCAAGACGGTAAACCAGTGGATTGATGAACAGGAACGGTTTGATCGACTCTGGTCTCGACGTAAGCGAGCCGCCTTCAAGATTACTGTGTCTGTGCTTGTTGTGATCCTGCTCATCTCCTCACTGGTTCTCTTTGT